The Desulfovibrio sp. TomC genome segment TCTTTTGAAAGTGAATTTCCTTTGAAACAATCTGGCTATGCCCAAGTGGGAATAACGATACATTGAAAATTCCAATGCGTTGTAATCTCTGTACATCGCTGTTGGTCATCGCAAATATCTTGTCGCAACGCCCTAAAGATTCTGCCATGTCAGAAAGTTTTCTTGGCAAAATATCTTGTGGAGGGTCAATGGTCGAGTGGAGTTGTATAAAAATGAGCAAACCCTTTGCTTTTAAATTGTCAATAAATTTTGCCAAAATGCACGGGTCTGCAAAACCATAATTATATTGCAAAAATAATGTTGAAATACCGAAGTTGTCAATGTTGTCGTTAAGTAATTTGAAATCTTCAGACGTATCTAATGTCCAGCAACGAACTACATTCGCCGAATCTACGGACAAAAGATTGTCTACAATTGGAGCAAATACCATAAATTGGCCAAAATAGTCTCTCATAATGTTTTCACTATATGAAGCAATCCCGCATCTAGTGTTCCAAGTCGATACAAGTCCTATTTTTTCTTGGTAAATGTACTTGCTTACAGCTAATGATTTGAAATAACATTCAACAATACGTTCATTTGCTCCAATGCAAGCCAGTATGTTGACAAGCTCTTGATCGTTTATGTCGCCATAGAGTAAATAGTGTGAAATTTTGTCCATTAAATGTTTACGAGAAACTGCTTGCAATTTGTTGTTGCCGTTATTGTTTAAAAAGGTATCTTCAATCGCTGTTAATGCAACTTGTGCAGATTTTTCCCAGCTGAATTCATTCACACGATCATGACAATGCTGCTTTAAATCGTTGTAGAGCCGCTTGTCTGTCAAAAATTTTTCGATTGTAAATGCTATATCATGGGGAGACCTTGGATCAAATAAAGCATCTTCATATCCAACCACATCAGGAATGCATGTGGTATTTGAAGCGATAACGGGTGCTCCACAAGCCATCGCCTCAAGGATAGGTAAACCGAATCCCTCACTAAGCGAAGGGAATATAAATAGAATACATAGATTATACAAGCAGAGCAGAGTGTCATCATCCACGCAACCGGTGAAAATTATGTTTTGCTTTGAAAGTCCATGTGAAATTGCAATATCAAATAGATTTGAGTATATATCGTCATTACCGTTTCCTACAAAAACTAGCTGCAATGATTCGCGAAGTTTACTGTCAACGAAAGAGAACGCTTTAATGAGGTTTCCATGGTTTTTACGTATATCGAAGCTAGCTGTATATAATAAAAAGTCGTTTTGTATCCCATAACTAGAGTAAATATTCTGACGTTCGACAGGGCTGATCTCTTTCTTACGAAAAAAACTACTGATCGCTGAAGAAATGTTTATTATTTGTTCTGGCTTAACTTTTAAATGCGCACTACCTTCAAGTCTAGAGTAGTTAGATATTGCAAACAAAATGTCTGATTTATCGTAATATTGTAGTTTGTTATAATAATGATCTGATATTTTTTTCTCTTTAAGATACACGTCTGAGTACATTAATGGTATAAGATCATATAATATGACACACGTAATATATGGAGCAGAAAAATGACCAATTGATGTTAAAACATCATCACCATAGCCTTCGACAAGACTGCAAATTAACAACACATCAGGCTTAAGGTCCGCTATAAATTTTTCTCTAATACATTCTGCTACTCTCGTATATGCAATGTTTGTACAACTAACTTCTGCAGTATTTGGCAAAGAATCGAAGCAAATAATATTAATTTGAGGTAATAAATCTTTAAAATACGAACGAATCTCATTGATTCTTGCCGGAAGCTGATTGTTTAGCAATACCAATATTTCATGAGAGTGTTGTTGTAGCAGAATATGTTCAACCAAATCAATAGAATATCGACCTATTCCTCCGAGTTTGCTTCCAGATTGACAGCTTTGCATGTCAATTACTATTTTCATTTTATGATTCCTTTTCATTACTGTCCGGTTAAGAATAGGCTTGACACCTGGAAGCGTCAACTGGTGTAGGCGCCTGATGTATTTCCACCTAGGCGATCAGTTTTGAAAAAACGACACCGGCATCCATGAGATCAGTTCAAAAAGGGGTCGCCTCAGAAAACGGAAAAAATCGTACGCTAAGCTTGGCTGCTCGTTTTCATCGCGCTTGAGCCGTCTCGTCACGAATTCCAGCGACTGAGCCCTTGCCGGGAGAATATCGTGAAAGGCAAGTCAGCCCCGGTCCCACTCGCTACGCTCACTGGTCTGCGGGGCACTTGCCAGGCCTGCGCCCTGGCTTGTTTGCATAACATACTCAACTTATTTATAAATATTGAAATATTCGATTTGTGCTCGGAACATACCCGGTTTGCGACCGATCAGTGACCTGTTTTTGACCGATCTATGACCTACTTGTGACCTGTTCTTGTATAACTATATGAATTTTATTATTAAGTCAGCTAAGCTTGGCAACGCCGAAGGCATGAGAGAATTTTTAGTTTCCATCCCCTTGAACTGATTGCCGCGCTGCCGGTAGGTAGCGATAGAGCGTGGAGGGGCCAACCCCGTGCCGGCGAGCCACGTCCTCGACGGTGATTTCCGGATCGGTCAGCAGGGCCCTGGCTTGCTTCAGATCCTTTTCGGACAGGGCACGCGGGCGTCCGCCTTTCCGCCCTCGGAAGCGGGCAGCATCCAGGCCAGCCCGGGTCCTCTCGCAGATGATTTCTCTCTCAAATTCGGCGATAGCGCTGAACACGGTGAAGATGAGCCGGCCGCCGGCGCTGGTTGTATCCATGTTCTGGGTGAGTATCTTGAGACCGATACCTCGCTGCTCCAAAGCCTCCACCGTCTCCAGCAATTGACGGGTGGAGCGCGCCAGCCGGTCGAGTTTCCAAACCACCAGAGTGTCGCCGCTTCGCATATAGTCATAGGCCGCTACAAGTTCCGGCCGATCGCGTTTGGTACCGCTCGCCGTTTCTTCGAAAATACGCTCGCAGCCGGCCTCGCGCAATGCATCCATTTGCAAGTAGGGTTTTTGGTCGCGGGTTGAGACCCTGACATAGCCGATCTGCATTAGGCAGTCCATCCCATTGAAGTTGTTGCTCCGCCCTTTGATCTCCCGTAACCAATATTGATGATGGTTGTTTTGGGAGAGTAAATCAAGAGATTGTTTTGGGAGGTCCTTTGGTCCTCCCTGGCTGCGAAGGGCTGGGTGCCTGCCGGTCTCCCTGAAACCAGCGTTTTCAAGAAGAAGGAAACCGCATGCCCCGCCGTTCAATCCACCCGCCGCCGAGCGTGCAAGCCTTCTGGCGTTGCCAGACTCCGAAGACGAACTCATTCGGCACTACACCTTCGGCGAAGCTGTTCAATAATGCCAAGAAGAAGCACCAGCAGCAGTTCCAGGCATCCGGCAAGGCGATAAATGCCAAAGTGCGCCTGTTCGGTCGCATTGGTCAAGCGCTGATCGAAGCCAAGCAAAGGGGCGGCGATCCATTCGCCGCTATCGAGACGGTCATGTCCTGGGATGCCTTCGCCGAGAGCGTCAATGGCCTTGCGCATGTCCGTGGCTCCCAGAGCCAGGTAGACCCGGACGCCGTTTGCCGGCAACATCATAGCTGCGTCAGCGTGCGGACAAGCTTTTCCAGCACCGGCGCGGCGAAGTCGCCTCTGATCTCGATGCGAAAGGCGTTGCCCACATGCACCAGCATTGGTTCAGGTGCGGTTGCCATGTACGCCTGGGGCGACGCAGACAGCGGCACAGGGACGATTGCGAAGCAAGGCGCTGCCTCTTCGTCGGCCGATCTCGCCAAACGCTTCCGCCAATAGCCCCATGAACTTTGGGAAAGGCCATGCCGCCGGCAGTAAGCCCCCTGGCTCAGGCCACTGCCTCGCCAAGACTCAAAATGTCCAGCCCAATACGTCGCCTTCTCGGATCTATGCTCCGTTGCTGATGCAGCCATGGTCGTCCCCCTTGGGGACACTCCATGCCAGAAAACTCAGGAGACGTAAGAAGGACCTCTTTTGACGGTTACGAAGCTGCGGTCGCGGATTTCGCCAAGCCGGTTCAGGAACACCGCCCGCGCCAGCGGCGTTCTTCGCTTCCCCTTTGTTCAGCCCGATCTGCACCCGTCGGCGAGACCCTTCGTTTCAAAGAACTGTGGGAGCGTTGTCTCAGCGTCCCGAAATTTGCCTGGTCCTGATCGCTGATCCAATTGAACGCGATGGCTGACGGTAAAGTTGCGCCTTGCGCCAGCCACAAGCAAACATTGCCCTACAAGCAACATCCCTGGACTCACATCCTGCCCTCGAAATGTTGTTTTACCCCTCGTCCTCGCCGAGAACCTTCCAACACTTCCATCAGGATGCACGAACATTGCCTCTGCAGAGCCTCAAACGATCAATTGTTCATGACACGCTCTAGGGCCAGAACCAGGGGCTACCGGAACGTGGCCAACTCCATCACCATGATTTACCTGGTCGCCGCTCCGATCGGTGATATCCTCTCAAGGTAAATTTCATTTGAAACGGCGAAGAAACCCACTCTACAATGGTCGGAAATTTAATCATTAGTTTTTATTTAATGAGTAATATCATGCCACTTTAAAACTTCACATATGTTTTTTATTATTTCAAACTTTTTATTAAATAAATAGTTTAATTCTTGTTTTAAGCGCAATAATCTAAACTGAGGTCCGTCTTCAACAATGTCAAAGATTGAAAGGATTGGCTGGTAGCGAAGGCGACGATAGTCATGCATAATTATTGTTGTACATTGATTGGATAAAAGGGCAGATATAAAAGCGCACTCAACCCTCCGCCTCCCGTCTATAAATATGATATCAAATTTTATCCCTAGAGATAACGGATAAGTAGAATAATTTAATGACAAGTCTCGATCATTTTTGCATTCACCATTAATAGATTGTGTTATTGGTTTAAAAAAAGAAGGTTTATTTCTATTTTCAAAAATTGCATCTTGATATTCCTTATTATCGTCGATAGTCACAAACAATTGCGAATTCCATTTAGAGCAATAGTCAAGAAGCACCAGTGAAGTAATGCCACTGCCATATTCTAAAACGTTATTGGAACCATGCACTGACGCGTTCTCTATCACTCGACAAAACTCAGGAACATAGTCTTCTCCGTAGGTATTTTCACTGTAATACTTATCGTTATACGTAAATCCATAATTGTTCATAACATTAAACTCCAGCATGTA includes the following:
- a CDS encoding glycosyltransferase yields the protein MKIVIDMQSCQSGSKLGGIGRYSIDLVEHILLQQHSHEILVLLNNQLPARINEIRSYFKDLLPQINIICFDSLPNTAEVSCTNIAYTRVAECIREKFIADLKPDVLLICSLVEGYGDDVLTSIGHFSAPYITCVILYDLIPLMYSDVYLKEKKISDHYYNKLQYYDKSDILFAISNYSRLEGSAHLKVKPEQIINISSAISSFFRKKEISPVERQNIYSSYGIQNDFLLYTASFDIRKNHGNLIKAFSFVDSKLRESLQLVFVGNGNDDIYSNLFDIAISHGLSKQNIIFTGCVDDDTLLCLYNLCILFIFPSLSEGFGLPILEAMACGAPVIASNTTCIPDVVGYEDALFDPRSPHDIAFTIEKFLTDKRLYNDLKQHCHDRVNEFSWEKSAQVALTAIEDTFLNNNGNNKLQAVSRKHLMDKISHYLLYGDINDQELVNILACIGANERIVECYFKSLAVSKYIYQEKIGLVSTWNTRCGIASYSENIMRDYFGQFMVFAPIVDNLLSVDSANVVRCWTLDTSEDFKLLNDNIDNFGISTLFLQYNYGFADPCILAKFIDNLKAKGLLIFIQLHSTIDPPQDILPRKLSDMAESLGRCDKIFAMTNSDVQRLQRIGIFNVSLFPLGHSQIVSKEIHFQKKDNEIVLATYGFALPNKGILELIESVSGISVSNKKIKLLLVNAEYPVPESQHLIRTAKKLALETNFADNTLFITDYLADEESLGYLMQADMIIYPYQRSSESSSAAVRLGLLSKAPVIVTPLSVFDDVKDLVYFLPGTTVNSLREGITRLISELILSCNGFERTKQYGRRMRWILAREYSRLIQYFHFNMLISRVMSEGYFSNVIFKASDHRIQSEIGIKEGGVLRSNCQDGLLLYGPHINLYPGLYKLTVKGSGNTPLFSNNFKEIRLSYNCGQNSLQYEMLDGCTSKDSLTLQFVIKNKACNFEITIFVSHSASVFISELSFSSRKFFP
- a CDS encoding recombinase family protein, with the protein product MQIGYVRVSTRDQKPYLQMDALREAGCERIFEETASGTKRDRPELVAAYDYMRSGDTLVVWKLDRLARSTRQLLETVEALEQRGIGLKILTQNMDTTSAGGRLIFTVFSAIAEFEREIICERTRAGLDAARFRGRKGGRPRALSEKDLKQARALLTDPEITVEDVARRHGVGPSTLYRYLPAARQSVQGDGN
- the tnpA gene encoding IS66 family insertion sequence element accessory protein TnpA; its protein translation is MAASATEHRSEKATYWAGHFESWRGSGLSQGAYCRRHGLSQSSWGYWRKRLARSADEEAAPCFAIVPVPLSASPQAYMATAPEPMLVHVGNAFRIEIRGDFAAPVLEKLVRTLTQL